Proteins from a genomic interval of Benincasa hispida cultivar B227 chromosome 7, ASM972705v1, whole genome shotgun sequence:
- the LOC120081558 gene encoding cucumisin-like, whose translation MTRSTAMSFSLIFKLFLLSLFLSTLLASSLDSDDDGKKIYIVYMGKLKDDPDSAHLHHSSLPFAPESVVYTYKRSFNRFAVKLTKEEAKKIAMRIYHWWCRSSSGEEDCGGFYKVPGSRTTLQTRKSPPIPSFYFQTCYQT comes from the exons ATGACAAGAAGCACTGCTATGTCTTTTTCTTTGATCTTCAAGCTTTTCCTTCTCAGCCTTTTCTTGAGTACATTGCTCGCTTCTAGCTTGGATTCCGACGATGATGGCAAAAAG ATTTATATAGTATACATGGGGAAGCTGAAGGACGACCCTGATTCCGCTCATTTACATCACAGTTCACT CCCTTTTGCTCCAGAATCTGTGGTCTATACCTACAAGAGAAGTTTCAATCGATTCGCAGTGAAACTCACTAAAGAAGAAGCTAAAAAGATTGCAA TGAGAATTTACCATTGGTGGTGTCGATCGAGCTCgggagaggaagattgcggtggattctacaaag TTCCAGGATCGAGGACAACATTACAGACCCGAAAGTCACCTCCCATACCCAGTTTTTACTTCCAAACTTGCTACCAGACTTGA